From a single Campylobacter concisus genomic region:
- a CDS encoding NAD-dependent epimerase, with the protein MKILVTGTAGFIGFHLANALVARGDEVVGYDVINDYYDVNLKLARLKMAGFDVSEIDYGKLITSKTHPNLKFIKADLADEKTMKELFAKEKFDVVVNLAAQAGVRYSLINPKAYIDSNITGFVNILECCRHNEIKNLVYASSSSVYGLNENMPFSTHEAVNHPISLYAATKKSNEMMAHTYSHLFNVPTTGLRFFTVYGPWGRPDMALFLFVDAALKDKTIDVFNYGKMKRDFTYVDDIVKGIIKCIDNPAKPNPAWDAKHPDPATSKAPFKVYNIGNNSPVELMDYIKAVEIKIGREIKKNFLPLQAGDVPATFADVSDLVADFDYKPNTKVNDGVAKFVEWYCEFYGVKFKESK; encoded by the coding sequence ATGAAAATTTTAGTAACTGGAACAGCTGGATTTATAGGATTTCACCTTGCGAATGCCCTTGTAGCACGTGGCGATGAGGTTGTTGGGTATGACGTGATAAATGACTATTACGACGTAAATTTAAAGCTTGCACGCCTAAAAATGGCTGGCTTTGACGTGAGCGAGATAGACTATGGCAAGCTTATCACATCAAAAACGCATCCAAATTTAAAATTTATAAAAGCTGACCTCGCTGATGAAAAGACGATGAAAGAGCTTTTTGCCAAAGAAAAATTTGACGTAGTGGTAAATTTAGCCGCACAAGCTGGCGTTCGCTACTCGCTCATAAACCCAAAAGCCTACATCGACAGCAACATCACTGGCTTTGTGAATATCCTCGAGTGCTGCCGCCACAATGAGATCAAAAATTTAGTCTATGCAAGCTCTAGCTCGGTTTATGGACTAAATGAGAACATGCCATTTTCTACGCACGAGGCGGTAAATCACCCTATAAGCCTCTACGCAGCGACCAAAAAGAGCAACGAGATGATGGCGCACACTTATAGTCATCTATTTAATGTGCCAACGACTGGACTTCGCTTTTTTACGGTGTATGGACCATGGGGACGCCCTGATATGGCGCTATTTTTGTTTGTTGATGCTGCGCTTAAAGATAAAACTATCGACGTCTTTAACTACGGCAAGATGAAGCGCGACTTTACATACGTGGATGACATAGTAAAGGGCATCATTAAGTGCATCGACAACCCTGCTAAGCCAAATCCGGCTTGGGATGCGAAACACCCAGATCCTGCCACTTCAAAAGCGCCGTTTAAGGTCTATAATATCGGCAACAACAGCCCAGTCGAGCTCATGGACTACATCAAGGCGGTTGAGATAAAGATCGGCCGTGAGATCAAGAAAAATTTCCTCCCACTTCAAGCAGGCGACGTGCCAGCAACATTTGCTGATGTGAGCGATTTGGTGGCTGACTTTGACTACAAGCCAAACACAAAAGTAAACGATGGCGTGGCCAAATTTGTCGAGTGGTACTGCGAGTTTTACGGAGTTAAATTTAAGGAAAGCAAATGA
- a CDS encoding DUF4272 domain-containing protein, producing MPKTAQQRKDESIKILKKEGVAVLESLPLRYDNSEVTPRSVDEIIARAVCSFTAIMCACTIRDNGHLSEDEIAWAKDFLGDFYGNLSVKEKEVIEGRADINLAVNMGWKYESLWILLWALGIAEDIGKMDKICDCEFVMDVFREGGLKKRSKPRSLDEILSKLDLVYRYHWACVDARINGKKVAGLDEEVVMERRAGLEWLCCKGWENDDLRAEFNAWDYPDLNT from the coding sequence ATGCCAAAAACAGCACAACAAAGAAAAGATGAGAGCATAAAAATTTTAAAAAAAGAGGGCGTGGCTGTGCTTGAGAGTCTGCCACTAAGGTATGACAATAGTGAAGTTACGCCAAGAAGCGTTGATGAGATCATTGCTCGTGCGGTTTGCTCATTTACGGCCATTATGTGTGCTTGCACTATCCGAGATAATGGCCACCTAAGTGAAGATGAGATAGCTTGGGCTAAAGACTTTTTGGGCGATTTTTATGGTAATCTAAGTGTAAAAGAAAAAGAGGTCATAGAGGGAAGGGCTGATATAAATTTGGCCGTAAATATGGGCTGGAAATATGAGTCGCTTTGGATCTTGCTTTGGGCGCTTGGCATAGCTGAAGATATCGGTAAGATGGATAAAATTTGCGACTGTGAGTTTGTGATGGATGTCTTTAGAGAGGGCGGGCTAAAAAAGCGCTCAAAACCGCGCAGTTTGGATGAAATTTTAAGCAAACTTGACCTAGTTTATCGCTATCACTGGGCGTGTGTGGATGCTAGGATAAATGGCAAAAAGGTTGCTGGACTTGACGAAGAGGTTGTTATGGAAAGACGTGCAGGGCTTGAGTGGCTATGCTGTAAAGGTTGGGAAAATGACGACTTAAGAGCTGAATTTAACGCTTGGGACTACCCTGATCTAAATACGTAA
- a CDS encoding FAD-dependent oxidoreductase, whose protein sequence is MRQKHFEVVIVGAGISGTALFYELAAFSDIKKVALLEKYDGVATLNSNGKGNSQTIHCGDIETNYTLEKAKKVSRVANMPVRYALKYNLDGKYMFAHQKMALAIGDAEVERMKERYESFKGLFPYLEIYDKDILKQIEPNVVFDANGNERPENIIAIGTQNGQFTTMDFGGLANSLVQNALNLGGDGYEISLNSEVTDIKKAGDTFHIKINDGEVITANYVVVDAGGHSLFLAHKMGYGLHLSTLPVAGSFYFAKKRLLNGKVYMVQNDKLPFAALHGDPDILANGNTRFGPTALVIPKLERYHGCSSFFDFCKCLKFDKNVFEVFTNLLKDSDIRSYILRNFLFEVPFINKKEFVKDARKIVPSLSENDLSYAVNFGGVRPQVIDRNKKCLELGEGKISTGEGISFNMTPSPGATSCFEIARTDMIEACKFLGKNFNEEKFNAEFFG, encoded by the coding sequence ATGAGGCAGAAGCACTTTGAAGTGGTAATTGTCGGAGCAGGCATTAGTGGGACGGCGCTCTTTTATGAGTTGGCTGCATTTAGCGATATAAAAAAGGTCGCACTTTTAGAAAAATATGACGGCGTAGCTACTCTAAATTCAAACGGCAAAGGCAACTCACAAACCATTCATTGTGGCGATATCGAGACAAACTACACACTAGAAAAGGCAAAAAAAGTCTCTCGTGTGGCAAATATGCCAGTAAGATATGCTCTAAAATATAATCTTGATGGCAAATATATGTTCGCTCATCAAAAAATGGCACTAGCTATCGGAGATGCCGAAGTAGAGCGCATGAAAGAGAGATATGAGAGTTTTAAAGGGCTTTTTCCTTACCTTGAAATTTATGATAAAGATATACTAAAGCAGATCGAGCCAAACGTTGTTTTTGACGCAAATGGCAATGAGAGGCCAGAAAATATCATCGCCATAGGTACGCAAAATGGGCAGTTTACGACGATGGACTTTGGCGGCTTAGCAAATTCACTCGTGCAAAATGCGCTAAATTTAGGCGGAGATGGCTATGAGATCAGTCTAAACTCAGAAGTAACTGATATAAAAAAGGCGGGCGATACATTTCACATAAAGATAAATGATGGCGAAGTGATCACTGCAAACTACGTTGTAGTAGATGCTGGAGGGCACTCGCTATTTTTGGCTCACAAAATGGGTTATGGGCTTCATCTTAGCACACTGCCCGTTGCTGGAAGCTTTTACTTTGCAAAAAAACGCCTGCTAAATGGCAAAGTCTATATGGTGCAAAACGATAAGCTACCATTTGCCGCTCTTCACGGCGACCCAGACATCCTAGCTAATGGCAACACTCGTTTTGGCCCAACAGCCCTAGTCATACCAAAACTAGAGAGATACCATGGCTGTTCAAGCTTTTTTGACTTTTGTAAATGCCTAAAATTTGATAAAAATGTCTTTGAAGTCTTTACAAATCTCTTAAAAGATAGCGACATCAGATCTTATATTTTGAGAAATTTCTTATTTGAAGTGCCATTTATCAATAAAAAAGAATTTGTAAAAGATGCTAGAAAGATCGTGCCAAGCCTAAGTGAAAATGATCTGAGCTATGCTGTAAATTTTGGCGGCGTAAGACCGCAAGTTATCGACCGTAATAAAAAGTGCCTTGAGCTTGGCGAGGGTAAGATAAGCACAGGCGAGGGCATAAGTTTTAATATGACTCCAAGTCCTGGGGCTACTAGTTGCTTTGAAATAGCAAGAACTGATATGATCGAAGCCTGTAAATTTTTAGGTAAAAATTTTAACGAAGAGAAATTTAATGCCGAGTTTTTTGGGTAA
- a CDS encoding TonB-dependent receptor domain-containing protein has translation MRFKSLFKLSLAASIAVCANGADESVLSGVEVTSSSGGYGVDDIKISTRNTGLVKDVMRDIPGVYVGGTNGMNQKIYMRGVSDRGLNITIDGAKQNGNTFHHNADLLIDPDLIKAVDVEVGSRSVVNGSGALGGSVAFKTVDAKDLLESGEIIGAKIKTGYSSNNDEFSQGLMLFTAPVEGLDFIAAINHKGYDYGKSGNKRKIGGDGNDLSYLLKLGYSFLDAHRISISREHNEFKGIYPLKAEFGSDHSSDKPRKYERDTTTLKYEYKPSDLLNLDVTTYNTRYQRIDGSKWGVETNGINAKAKSVVESGALTQTLRYGAEFYQSKNFNKPDNHYPEKVNNYSIYAEDALNFNSLTVTPGIRYTHHELKSYDGLVGNVKSYTYKFNEFTPALALDYEVIKGLNAFASYARVFRGPDVMESMLASGRNNRGRALGWEANKDLKATTGNSYEAGVRYQGDISEVSSYSLSAKYFMTKYKNLIVDNNAAGGRTNPIMIRKNAGGADISGVELLARLNLDALSLAASYTHQKVKYKDRVAKAGGGYYTSNVIGYRDQGDKYTFNAEYAFSSIDTLIGYNLIYFASKNTISAGNSENAKIPSYAVSDIYASYTPSSGKFKGLEINAGIYNLFNKTYASQSQRMADYTGNPDYVDWEPGRNFKVNVSYKF, from the coding sequence ATGAGATTTAAAAGCTTATTTAAACTCTCTCTTGCAGCAAGCATAGCAGTTTGTGCAAATGGGGCAGACGAGAGCGTATTAAGCGGAGTTGAGGTAACAAGTAGTAGTGGCGGATATGGCGTTGATGACATCAAAATTTCAACTAGAAACACTGGCCTAGTAAAAGACGTGATGAGAGATATTCCAGGCGTTTATGTAGGTGGCACAAACGGCATGAATCAAAAAATTTATATGAGGGGCGTTAGCGACCGCGGTCTAAATATCACGATAGATGGCGCAAAACAAAACGGAAATACATTTCACCACAACGCCGACTTGCTTATAGATCCAGATCTTATAAAAGCAGTCGATGTCGAGGTTGGCTCAAGATCAGTGGTAAACGGCTCGGGTGCGCTTGGCGGTTCGGTCGCCTTTAAAACGGTGGATGCAAAAGACTTGCTAGAAAGTGGTGAGATCATCGGCGCAAAGATAAAGACAGGATACTCCTCAAACAACGACGAATTTTCGCAAGGCCTTATGCTCTTTACTGCACCAGTTGAAGGGCTTGATTTTATAGCTGCTATTAATCACAAGGGCTACGACTACGGCAAAAGCGGTAACAAAAGAAAGATAGGCGGCGACGGCAACGACCTTAGCTATCTTTTAAAGCTTGGTTACAGCTTCCTTGATGCGCATAGAATTTCTATCTCAAGAGAGCACAATGAGTTCAAGGGTATTTATCCGCTTAAAGCCGAATTTGGTAGTGATCATAGTAGTGATAAACCCCGCAAATACGAGCGCGATACGACAACGCTAAAATACGAGTATAAGCCAAGCGATCTTCTAAATTTAGACGTAACAACTTACAATACAAGATACCAAAGGATCGATGGCTCAAAATGGGGTGTAGAGACAAATGGCATAAATGCAAAGGCTAAAAGTGTAGTCGAGAGTGGCGCTTTGACACAGACGCTTAGATACGGCGCTGAGTTTTACCAAAGTAAAAATTTTAACAAGCCAGATAACCACTATCCTGAAAAGGTAAACAACTACTCAATCTATGCAGAAGATGCGCTAAATTTTAACTCACTAACCGTTACACCAGGCATCAGATACACCCATCACGAGCTAAAAAGTTATGATGGCTTAGTAGGAAATGTAAAGAGCTACACTTATAAATTTAACGAATTTACACCAGCGCTTGCGCTTGACTATGAGGTCATTAAAGGGCTTAACGCATTTGCAAGCTATGCAAGAGTCTTTAGAGGACCTGATGTCATGGAGTCTATGTTGGCAAGTGGAAGGAATAATAGAGGTAGAGCATTAGGCTGGGAGGCAAACAAAGATCTAAAAGCGACAACTGGCAATAGCTATGAGGCGGGCGTTAGATATCAAGGTGATATAAGTGAAGTTAGCTCATATAGCTTATCTGCAAAATACTTCATGACAAAATATAAAAATTTAATAGTCGATAACAATGCAGCAGGTGGCAGAACAAATCCTATTATGATTAGAAAAAACGCTGGTGGGGCTGATATAAGTGGTGTTGAGCTACTTGCAAGGCTAAATTTAGACGCACTAAGCTTAGCTGCTAGCTACACTCACCAAAAGGTAAAATATAAAGATAGGGTCGCTAAGGCAGGCGGTGGCTACTATACCTCAAACGTTATCGGCTACCGCGATCAAGGCGATAAATACACATTTAACGCAGAGTACGCATTTTCTAGCATCGATACGCTAATAGGCTACAACCTAATCTACTTCGCTTCAAAAAATACCATATCAGCTGGCAATAGTGAAAATGCCAAGATACCAAGCTATGCAGTTAGCGACATCTATGCTAGCTATACGCCAAGTAGCGGCAAATTTAAAGGGCTAGAGATAAATGCTGGAATTTACAACCTCTTTAATAAAACTTATGCTTCGCAGTCTCAAAGAATGGCTGATTATACAGGCAATCCAGACTATGTAGACTGGGAGCCGGGTAGAAATTTCAAAGTAAACGTATCTTATAAATTTTAA
- the fabI gene encoding enoyl-ACP reductase FabI, giving the protein MILKGKKGLIVGVANAKSIAYGIAEACHAQGAQMAFTYLNDALKKRVEPIAEEFGSKFVYELDVNNQAHLDGLADRIKADLGEIDFVVHAVAYAPKEALEGEFVNTTKEAFDIAMGTSVYSLLSLTRAVLPVLKEGGSVLTLTYLGGPKFVPHYNVMGVAKAALESSVRYLAHDLGARNIRVNAISAGPIKTLAASGIGDFRMILRYNEVNSPLKRNVTTHDVGNSAMYLLSDLASGVTGEVHYVDCGYNIMGMGDVATDAKGNTILAWDAK; this is encoded by the coding sequence ATGATTTTAAAAGGAAAAAAGGGCCTCATTGTCGGCGTCGCTAACGCCAAATCCATCGCTTACGGCATCGCCGAAGCTTGTCACGCGCAGGGCGCGCAGATGGCGTTTACCTACCTAAACGACGCGCTGAAAAAACGCGTAGAGCCGATCGCGGAGGAGTTTGGCAGCAAATTCGTCTATGAGCTAGACGTAAATAACCAAGCCCACCTAGACGGCCTTGCAGATCGCATTAAAGCAGATCTGGGTGAGATAGATTTCGTCGTACATGCGGTAGCCTATGCGCCCAAAGAAGCGCTAGAGGGCGAGTTTGTAAACACGACCAAGGAGGCGTTTGATATCGCGATGGGCACGAGCGTGTATTCGCTGTTAAGCCTTACGCGCGCGGTGCTACCGGTGCTAAAAGAGGGCGGCTCGGTACTTACTCTTACATATCTTGGCGGACCAAAATTCGTGCCTCACTACAACGTAATGGGCGTCGCAAAAGCAGCGCTTGAAAGTTCGGTGCGCTATCTCGCTCACGATCTTGGCGCTAGAAATATCCGCGTAAACGCCATCAGCGCGGGCCCGATCAAAACGCTTGCCGCAAGCGGTATCGGCGATTTTAGGATGATTTTGCGCTACAACGAAGTAAATAGCCCGCTAAAACGCAATGTCACGACGCATGATGTCGGCAACAGCGCTATGTATCTGCTTAGCGACCTAGCTAGCGGCGTGACCGGCGAGGTGCACTACGTCGACTGCGGCTACAACATCATGGGTATGGGCGACGTGGCTACCGACGCCAAGGGCAACACAATCCTAGCTTGGGATGCAAAATAA
- a CDS encoding triose-phosphate isomerase yields the protein MRFLANLKCNHTRESFAKYTQILDANLSANDDVTVFPPFSALDLAAHKFKLGAQNFYPCESGAHTGEIGKAMLDEFGVKSVLIGHSERRELGESEELLRAKFDFAVKAGWQIVYCIGENLSVNEAGRTKEFLAEQLKNIDLGYERLLIAYEPIWAIGTGRSASAEQIEEILNFIREQTSAPLLYGGSVNAANIGGIAGIKNCDGVLVGTASWDASKFLELIRVVS from the coding sequence GTGAGGTTTTTAGCAAATTTAAAGTGCAATCACACGAGAGAAAGTTTTGCTAAATACACCCAAATTTTAGACGCAAATTTAAGCGCAAACGACGATGTAACGGTGTTTCCACCGTTTAGCGCGCTTGATCTTGCGGCTCATAAATTTAAGCTCGGCGCTCAAAATTTCTACCCGTGCGAAAGCGGCGCTCACACCGGCGAGATCGGTAAGGCGATGCTGGATGAGTTTGGCGTAAAAAGCGTGCTGATCGGGCATTCCGAACGGAGGGAGCTTGGCGAGAGCGAGGAGCTCTTGCGCGCTAAATTTGACTTCGCCGTAAAGGCTGGCTGGCAGATCGTCTACTGCATCGGCGAAAATTTGAGCGTGAACGAAGCTGGGCGCACGAAGGAGTTTTTGGCGGAGCAGCTAAAAAATATCGACCTTGGCTACGAGCGCTTGCTGATCGCCTACGAGCCGATCTGGGCGATAGGTACAGGCAGGAGCGCGAGCGCGGAGCAAATCGAGGAGATATTAAATTTCATCCGCGAGCAGACGAGCGCGCCGCTGCTTTACGGAGGCAGCGTGAATGCCGCAAATATCGGCGGGATAGCGGGGATTAAAAACTGCGACGGAGTGTTGGTAGGTACGGCGAGCTGGGACGCTTCGAAGTTTTTGGAGCTTATACGCGTTGTCTCGTGA
- a CDS encoding phosphoglycerate kinase, with the protein MSEILSINDLELSGAKVFVRCDFNVPMDEFLNITDDRRIRSAIPTIRYCLDNGCSVVLASHLGRPKNGFEEKFSLRGVAKRLSRLLDRDVIFAEDVVGADAKAKVAALKPGEILLLENLRFEKGETKNDEALAAELAKYGEFYINDAFGVCHRAHSSVEAITKFYDEKHKAAGFLLQKEINFAQNLIKHPARPFVAVVGGSKVSGKLQALHNLLPRVDKLIIGGGMAFTFLKSLGENIGNSLLEEDLIDDAREILRKGRELGVKIYLPVDVVAAQTFSAESAVKFVPAQEIPSGWMGLDIGPASIRLFKEVIADAQTIWWNGPMGVFEMDKFSKGSIKMSHAIIDTHATTVVGGGDTADVVERAGDADEMTFISTGGGASLELIEGKELPGIKPLRKAAE; encoded by the coding sequence ATGAGTGAAATTTTATCGATCAACGACCTTGAGCTCAGCGGCGCGAAGGTATTTGTTAGGTGCGATTTTAACGTGCCGATGGACGAGTTTTTAAACATCACCGACGACCGCCGTATCCGCTCGGCGATCCCTACTATCCGCTACTGCCTAGATAACGGTTGCAGCGTGGTTTTGGCTAGCCACCTAGGACGTCCCAAAAATGGCTTTGAGGAGAAATTTTCGCTGCGAGGCGTGGCAAAGAGGCTTTCAAGGCTGCTTGATAGAGACGTGATATTTGCCGAGGACGTCGTCGGCGCGGACGCCAAAGCCAAAGTCGCCGCGCTAAAACCGGGCGAAATTTTACTTCTTGAAAATTTGCGCTTTGAAAAGGGCGAAACCAAAAACGACGAGGCGCTAGCCGCCGAGCTCGCTAAATACGGCGAATTTTACATAAACGACGCATTTGGCGTCTGCCATAGGGCGCACAGTTCGGTCGAGGCGATCACTAAATTTTACGACGAGAAGCACAAAGCGGCGGGATTTTTGCTGCAAAAAGAGATAAATTTCGCCCAAAATCTTATCAAACACCCTGCACGCCCATTCGTCGCGGTCGTGGGCGGCAGTAAGGTTAGCGGCAAGCTACAAGCCCTGCACAACCTGCTTCCGCGCGTGGATAAGCTGATAATTGGCGGCGGCATGGCGTTTACGTTTCTAAAATCGCTCGGCGAAAATATCGGAAACTCGCTGCTAGAAGAGGATCTTATCGACGATGCTCGCGAAATTTTGCGCAAGGGTAGAGAGCTTGGCGTTAAAATTTACCTGCCGGTGGACGTCGTCGCGGCTCAGACCTTTTCGGCCGAAAGCGCCGTGAAATTCGTCCCTGCTCAAGAGATACCTAGCGGCTGGATGGGGCTAGATATCGGACCGGCGTCTATTAGGCTATTTAAAGAGGTCATCGCCGACGCGCAAACCATCTGGTGGAACGGACCGATGGGAGTTTTTGAGATGGATAAATTTAGCAAAGGCAGCATCAAAATGAGCCACGCCATCATCGACACGCACGCGACTACGGTCGTTGGCGGCGGCGATACGGCCGACGTGGTCGAGCGCGCTGGAGACGCCGACGAGATGACATTTATCTCGACTGGAGGCGGCGCGAGCCTGGAGCTTATCGAGGGCAAGGAGCTACCCGGCATAAAACCGCTTAGAAAGGCTGCGGAGTGA
- the gap gene encoding type I glyceraldehyde-3-phosphate dehydrogenase, with protein sequence MSVKVAINGFGRIGRCAARIILERDDVELVAINDTATRDMTRYLLKYDSVHGEFKQDVKVISDDFIEVNGKKIRVFSTRDLNELNYADYGVDVVLECTGKFLTTEKCEPYLARGVKKVVMSAPAKDDTATFVVGVNDDKYAGEAIVSNASCTTNGLAPVAKVLNDKFGIVKGLMTTIHAYTNGQSLVDVKAKDFRRSRAAALNIGPTTTGAAKAIAKVLPELNGKMHGQSVRVPVANVSMVDLTAVLKRPASKEEINEAFRAAAESNLKGILFVDDDYRVSSDFCTSAYSSIVASDTTQVIADDMVKVFAWYDNEWGYSTRLVDLAKIVATK encoded by the coding sequence ATGTCAGTTAAAGTAGCAATAAACGGCTTCGGGCGTATCGGCAGGTGCGCTGCTCGTATTATTTTAGAGCGAGACGACGTTGAGCTTGTCGCTATCAACGACACGGCGACGCGCGACATGACGCGCTATCTGCTCAAATACGATAGCGTGCACGGCGAATTCAAGCAAGATGTTAAGGTGATAAGCGACGATTTTATAGAAGTAAACGGCAAAAAGATAAGAGTTTTTTCAACAAGGGATCTAAACGAGCTAAATTACGCGGATTACGGTGTGGACGTGGTTTTAGAGTGCACTGGTAAATTTTTAACTACCGAAAAATGCGAGCCTTATCTCGCTCGCGGCGTGAAAAAGGTCGTCATGAGCGCTCCAGCAAAAGACGACACGGCGACGTTTGTAGTCGGCGTAAACGACGATAAATACGCGGGCGAAGCGATCGTCTCAAACGCAAGCTGCACCACAAACGGCCTAGCGCCCGTCGCAAAGGTGCTAAACGATAAATTCGGCATCGTAAAAGGGCTCATGACTACGATCCACGCCTATACAAACGGACAGAGCCTAGTAGACGTAAAAGCTAAAGACTTCCGCCGCTCGCGCGCTGCGGCTCTAAATATCGGGCCTACGACCACCGGAGCGGCAAAAGCGATCGCAAAAGTACTTCCCGAGCTAAACGGCAAGATGCACGGACAAAGCGTGCGTGTACCGGTAGCAAACGTCTCTATGGTCGATCTAACGGCGGTTTTAAAAAGACCAGCCAGCAAAGAGGAGATAAATGAGGCGTTTAGAGCGGCTGCTGAGTCAAATTTAAAGGGAATTTTATTCGTCGATGACGATTATAGGGTTAGCAGTGACTTTTGCACGAGCGCATACAGCAGCATCGTGGCGAGCGACACTACGCAGGTGATCGCCGATGATATGGTGAAGGTCTTTGCGTGGTACGACAACGAGTGGGGCTACTCGACAAGGCTTGTGGATCTTGCTAAGATCGTGGCTACAAAGTAA
- the nadD gene encoding nicotinate (nicotinamide) nucleotide adenylyltransferase, which yields MKLALFGGSFDPVHLGHDSIVKMALSGLDIDKLIIMPTFISPFKSEFSAPPELRLKWIREIWGGLENVEISDYEINLARPVPTIETVKYLYEKFKIEKFYLIIGADHLATLDKWHGYEELKSLVQFVIAKRNHIEIPRNLQKMDVHVDISSSQIRHQKGLDELPSKIKDEVINFYQGLKMQERSMQERTESIVKVLDAKKAEEIQVFDMSGDDYFVKAVVIATTLGERHAYSLNEDLKEELKPLGEKFIGTESSPDWIVMDLGDILIHLLSPAYRAKYNIEEFLQKLKTSKES from the coding sequence ATGAAGTTAGCACTTTTTGGCGGGAGCTTTGATCCGGTTCATTTAGGACACGATAGTATTGTGAAAATGGCACTAAGTGGCCTTGATATCGACAAGCTCATCATCATGCCAACTTTTATAAGTCCCTTTAAGAGCGAATTCTCAGCTCCGCCAGAGCTTCGCCTAAAGTGGATAAGAGAAATTTGGGGCGGCCTAGAGAATGTCGAGATCTCAGACTATGAGATAAATTTAGCTCGCCCGGTGCCTACCATAGAGACGGTCAAGTATTTGTATGAGAAATTCAAGATAGAAAAATTTTATCTCATAATAGGCGCGGACCACCTAGCCACGCTTGATAAGTGGCACGGATACGAGGAGCTAAAAAGCTTAGTGCAATTTGTGATCGCCAAGCGCAATCACATAGAAATTCCACGTAATTTACAAAAAATGGACGTGCACGTGGATATTAGCTCATCACAGATCAGGCACCAAAAGGGGCTTGATGAGCTGCCTAGTAAGATAAAAGATGAAGTTATAAATTTTTACCAAGGATTAAAAATGCAAGAGAGATCGATGCAAGAGCGCACCGAAAGTATAGTTAAGGTTTTAGACGCAAAAAAGGCTGAAGAGATACAAGTATTTGATATGAGTGGAGATGATTATTTCGTAAAAGCCGTAGTTATCGCCACAACACTTGGCGAGAGACACGCTTACTCACTGAACGAGGATCTAAAAGAGGAGCTTAAACCTCTTGGAGAGAAATTTATAGGCACTGAGAGCTCGCCTGATTGGATCGTGATGGACCTTGGCGACATTTTGATACACCTTTTAAGCCCAGCTTACAGAGCAAAATACAACATCGAAGAGTTTTTGCAAAAGCTAAAAACTAGCAAAGAGTCTTAA
- a CDS encoding YeiH family protein: MSHKFLAVLVLALICAISFALSNTILAKFHTSPLIISIILGAIFANLFTKQTQILKSSGVVAIAGKQILRLGIILFGFNISLSEIASVGTIGVIYAAFMVFATFCFALFTAKALGLSKDSAVLIGSGASICGVAAVMATQNEIKADANKLAIAICTVVLFGTIGMFIYPFIAKFLALTPHQTGFFIGGSLHEVAHVVAASAAFDGTASSTAVIIKMLRVIMLVPFLFLLNFLNLSQNSGGSKLKSIPWFALFFLVAICVRSLPFFPENLVQILKLAASICLCVAMCALGFGIDRSIFKATGKKPFLLAFFIFLWLICSSLVFVKTLC, translated from the coding sequence ATGTCTCATAAATTTCTTGCTGTGCTTGTTTTAGCGCTGATCTGCGCCATTTCTTTTGCGCTCTCAAACACGATTTTAGCTAAATTTCACACAAGCCCGCTCATTATCTCTATCATTTTAGGCGCCATTTTTGCAAATCTTTTTACAAAACAAACTCAAATTTTAAAAAGCAGTGGCGTTGTAGCGATCGCTGGGAAGCAAATTTTAAGGCTAGGCATCATACTTTTTGGCTTTAACATAAGCCTTAGCGAGATCGCAAGTGTCGGCACCATTGGCGTGATATATGCAGCTTTTATGGTATTTGCGACCTTTTGCTTTGCGCTTTTTACCGCTAAAGCTTTGGGACTTAGTAAGGATAGTGCGGTGCTCATTGGCTCAGGGGCAAGTATATGCGGCGTAGCTGCTGTTATGGCTACTCAAAATGAGATAAAAGCAGACGCAAACAAGCTTGCTATCGCTATTTGTACGGTGGTACTTTTTGGCACGATTGGCATGTTTATCTATCCATTTATCGCTAAATTTCTAGCTCTCACGCCGCATCAAACTGGCTTTTTTATCGGTGGCTCACTTCACGAAGTAGCCCATGTAGTCGCAGCCTCGGCAGCATTTGACGGCACAGCAAGCAGCACCGCCGTCATCATAAAAATGCTTCGTGTCATCATGCTAGTACCATTTTTGTTTTTGCTAAATTTCTTAAATTTAAGCCAAAATAGCGGCGGCTCAAAGCTAAAGAGCATACCATGGTTTGCGCTGTTTTTCCTAGTGGCGATCTGCGTTAGATCTTTGCCATTTTTCCCTGAAAATTTGGTGCAAATTTTAAAGCTAGCCGCTAGCATCTGCCTTTGTGTTGCGATGTGTGCTTTGGGGTTTGGGATAGATAGGAGTATATTTAAAGCAACAGGCAAAAAGCCATTTTTGCTAGCATTTTTTATATTTTTATGGCTTATTTGCTCTTCGCTTGTTTTTGTTAAGACTCTTTGCTAG